The segment ATGTAAACGATAAAAGCGAGAATGGCGATCATAAATGCCAAAACAAACAAGAGCAGGAAGAGAGTAATTTCTCCAGCCTGCATCAGTCTGACAGTATTGAAAATAGCGGCCGGAAGGCCTGCAACAATACCAGCAAAAATGATCATAGAGATACCGTTACCGATGCCCTTCTCGGTCATTTGCTCGCCGAGCCACATCAGGAAAACAGTACCAGCTGTCAGAGTCAGAATGGTTATTCCTCTAAAGGCCCATCCTGCATGCAGTACTACGGGAGCACCGGTGGGGCTGGTCATACTCTCCAGTCCCACGGCGATGCCGAAACCCTGAACCAATGTAATCAGCACAGTGCCGTATCTGGTGTACTGCGTAATCTTCTTGCGTCCCTGAGCCCCTTCATCCTGAAGCCGCTTAATGGTGGGACTAACCACACCTAGAAGTTGAACGATAATAGACGCGGAGATATAGGGCATAATCCCTAACGCGAATATGGACAAGTTACGCAACCCGCCGCCTGAGAACATGTCAAAAAGGCCGAAGAGAGTGTTGGAAACACTCTCAAAAAAATCGGCCAATGCTGCGCTGTCTACGCCCGGGACCGGGATATGAATCCCGATCCGGTAGACAGCCAGAAGAAGAAAAGTCCAAAGGAGCTTACTCTTCAGTTCCGGCAGTCGGGAAAGATTATCTACTCCAGACAATGCCACGAGTTATCCTTCCAGGGCTTTGGCAGTACCACCTGCCTTTGTGATCTTTTCAGTTGCAGATGCGCTAA is part of the Maridesulfovibrio sp. genome and harbors:
- the secY gene encoding preprotein translocase subunit SecY → MALSGVDNLSRLPELKSKLLWTFLLLAVYRIGIHIPVPGVDSAALADFFESVSNTLFGLFDMFSGGGLRNLSIFALGIMPYISASIIVQLLGVVSPTIKRLQDEGAQGRKKITQYTRYGTVLITLVQGFGIAVGLESMTSPTGAPVVLHAGWAFRGITILTLTAGTVFLMWLGEQMTEKGIGNGISMIIFAGIVAGLPAAIFNTVRLMQAGEITLFLLLFVLAFMIAILAFIVYMERGQRRIPIHYAKRMMGRKMMGGQTTHLPLRINTAGVIPPIFASSILMFPATLASFSNNEILSKFSAYFAPSSIAYNVAYISLIIFFCYFYTAIMFDPKGIAENIKKQGGFIPGIRPGTKTREYIDRVLTRITLWGSLYVAAICVLPMILISQFNVPFYFGGTALLIVVGVAMDFMGKIESYMISRQYEGLMGKGSKVKGR